The proteins below come from a single Oncorhynchus gorbuscha isolate QuinsamMale2020 ecotype Even-year linkage group LG12, OgorEven_v1.0, whole genome shotgun sequence genomic window:
- the LOC123990281 gene encoding chorion-specific transcription factor GCMb-like, with amino-acid sequence MAKSSEQFDDPDCVCSFGMKLTWDINDPKLPQDTKQYDAFQEWTDGYVRYIYNGEDKNAQRHLSGWAMRNTNNHNCQILKKSCLGVVVCGRNCTLADGSKLQLRPAICDKARQKQQKKLCPSCNSALELMPCRGHSGYPVTNFWRIDGKVIFFQAKGVHDHARPESKSETEARRSAVKRKMSSPHFSQKRRLIESETGRYHDLGAPFPNLHQLSCMEGPDRFSIIAESNFPFQNPEPYKTQHYPPFQNPEPYKFAYDSHATLGEAPSTLQKPANHRLYMPRPPCSYDFAVPGYLGSGSYTALYKDPSSHQAEAPETSKVSLGLGTSTTTPHTTGTLSGHDRSSYDTPSSKHHGWKQILGKGTYGERGEYGQLPGNANHHYYNSEYPCRTLTGPVPATPASLQTIITTTTKVSYQPCPKPSVVKYGDNMYDVKSLPNCSSFLEDTSPSSYSDLKITEDSGVIKSALSYQPETLPAKIERAENFDTYRYSNYSSNSYPDRVSHPLRYDGVGY; translated from the exons ATGGCAAAGTCCTCGGAACAGTTTGATGACCCCGACTGTGTTTGTTCCTTCGGTATGAAGTTAACGTGGGATATCAACGACCCAAAACTGCCGCAG GACACAAAGCAGTATGACGCTTTTCAGGAGTGGACGGATGGTTATGTGCGTTACATCTACAATGGCGAGGACAAGAACGCACAGCGCCACCTGAGCGGATGGGCTATGCGGAACACCAACAATCACAACTGTCAGATTCTCAAGAAGTCCTGCCTGGGTGTCGTAGTATGCGGTCGAAACTGCACGCTGGCTGATGGAAGCAAACTCCAGCTCAGACCGGCGATTTGCGACAAAGcacgacaaaaacaacaaa AGAAGCTGTGCCCCAGCTGTAACTCTGCCCTGGAGCTGATGCCATGTAGAGGACACAGTGGCTACCCCGTCACCAACTTCTGGAGAATAGATGGAAAAGTCATATTCTTCCAG GCCAAGGGAGTCCATGACCATGCCAGACCGGAGAGTAAGTCTGAGACGGAGGCCCGGAGAAGTGCAGTGAAGAGGAAAATGTCCTCTCCACACTTCTCCCAGAAGAGGAGGCTGATAGAGTCAGAA ACAGGGAGATACCATGACCTGGGTGCTCCTTTCCCCAACCTGCACCAGCTGTCCTGCATGGAGGGCCCTGACCGCTTCAGCATCATCGCTGAGTCCAACTTCCCCTTCCAGAACCCTGAGCCCTACAAGACCCAGCACTACCCGCCCTTCCAGAATCCTGAGCCCTACAAGTTTGCCTACGACTCCCATGCCACCCTGGGTGAGGCTCCCTCCACACTTCAGAAGCCGGCCAACCACCGTCTGTACATGCCCAGGCCTCCATGTAGCTACGACTTTGCTGTGCCGGGCTATTTAGGCTCTGGCTCCTACACAGCCCTCTACAAGGACCCCAGTAGCCACCAGGCAGAGGCCCCTGAGACCAGCAAGGTGAGCTTAGGCCTGGGTACCAGCACCACCACACCCCACACTACCGGCACCCTCTCGGGCCATGACCGCAGCAGCTACGACACTCCCAGCAGCAAGCATCACGGCTGGAAGCAGATCCTGGGCAAGGGGACATACGGGGAGCGGGGTGAATATGGGCAGCTCCCTGGCAACgccaaccaccactactacaacagTGAATATCCATGCAGGACCCTGACGGGCCCAGTGCCAGCCACGCCCGCCTCCCTGCagaccatcatcaccaccaccaccaaggtgtCCTACCAGCCCTGCCCCAAGCCATCCGTGGTCAAATACGGCGATAACATGTACGACGTTAAGAGCCTGCCCAACTGCAGCTCCTTTCTCGAAGACACCTCGCCCTCTTCCTACTCTGATCTAAAGATTACAGAAGATTCCGGGGTCATCAAATCGGCGCTGTCGTACCAACCGGAAACCCTGCCAGCCAAAATCGAGAGGGCAGAGAACTTTGACACTTACCGATACAGCAACTACTCATCCAACAGCTATCCCGACAGGGTTTCTCATCCGCTTAGGTATGACGGAGTAGGGTACTAA